The following proteins are encoded in a genomic region of Magallana gigas chromosome 1, xbMagGiga1.1, whole genome shotgun sequence:
- the LOC117686812 gene encoding E3 ubiquitin-protein ligase TRIM71-like — protein sequence MDPHCIGQDVPRCDLCESTIVHSYCDFCHVNLCTPCIGKHILDGYDKHKIVPFQERRSTLIYPKCGTHQQKICDLQCKDCNILVCSYCTASKQHKGHNFLEVTEVYNEKKKNIKKDTNELENHISPTYEEIALDLEKQLANLDGGYEKLTSTISKQGEQWHREIDIIINKMKTEIGEIKVKHKDILKKHLDEIKQILALIKQTFLALKTIEKSTDICTTVEYSSRIREFRKLPPKGQVSFPTFIPKPIDREKLYSLFGQITPLSISTKENVLSLNQPNTTARDLLDEPENVATIQTGYGNLWSVSCLNEDNIWVSGLAKYMKCFNIKGVLLQTIKLASEYIPSDIAIDSDGNVLYTLWKTGTVSIVKNGQAEVLITMQGWATSNLCITSTDDLLVTVYSVNETQSKVVRYSGSKKIQTIQYDRDGKSLYSGNASMKYITENRNHDICVADFEAGPIVVVNHDGKLKWRYTGRRSGTKNKPFKPGGITTDSQSRILTADFDNHCIHILDQNGQFLRYIDNCDLQYPLGLCVDNNDSLFVCESNKDRVKKIKYLR from the coding sequence ATGGATCCTCATTGTATTGGCCAGGATGTGCcccgatgtgacctttgtgagtCCAccatagtacacagctactgtgacttttgtcatgtcaacctaTGCACGCCATGTATAGGCAAACACATTTTAGATGGATACGACAAGCATAAAATAGTCCCATTCCAGGAACGAAGATCAACCCTCATTTATCCGAAATGTGGAAcacatcaacaaaaaatttgtgACTTACAGTGCAAAGATTGCAACATTTTAGTATGCTCTTACTGTACTGCATCAAAACAGcacaagggacataactttttaGAAGTTACAGAAGTTtacaatgaaaagaaaaaaaatattaagaaagaCACAAACGAGTTGGAGAATCATATTTCCCCTACGTATGAAGAAATTGCATTGGACTTGGAAAAACAGCTTGCCAACctggatggaggatatgagaaactAACATCAACAATATCTAAACAAGGAGAGCAGtggcacagagaaatcgacatcatcatcaacaaaatgaaaaccgAAATCGGCgagataaaagtaaaacataaagatattttaaagaaacatttggatgaaatcaaacagatactGGCTCTCATAAAACAAACGTTTCTGGCTTTGAAAACAATTGAGAAGTCCACTGATATATGTACTACCGTAGAATACAGCTCAAGAATCAGAGAGTTCCGAAAACTCCCACCTAAGGGTCAGGTCTCCTTTCcaacattcattccaaaaccaATAGACCGTGAGAAGCTGTATAGTTTGTTTGGACAGATCACCCCATTATCTATTTCtacaaaagaaaatgtattgtCACTAAACCAACCCAACACTACAGCAAGAGATCTACTGGATGAACCGGAAAATGTTGCTACAATACAGACTGGGTATGGAAACCTTTGGAGCGTTTCCTGTCTGAATGAAGACAATATATGGGTGAGTGGACTGGCTAAATATATGAAATGCTTTAACATTAAAGGTGTGTTACTTCAAACAATCAAACTAGCTTCAGAATATATCCCTTCTGATATAGCCATAGACAGTGATGGGAATGTTTTGTACACTTTGTGGAAAACAGGGACAGTTAGTATAGTAAAGAATGGACAGGCAGAAGTGTTGATCACAATGCAGGGTTGGGCAACATCAAACCTGTGTATCACTTCTACTGATGATCTACTGGTTACCGTATACAGTGTTAATGAaactcaatccaaagttgtccgttactcGGGATCTAAAAAGATACAGACAATTCAGTATGACAGAGACGGTAAATCCTTGTACTCAGGGAATGCAAGTATGAAATACATTACTGAAAACAGAAATCATGACATATGTGTAGCTGATTTTGAGGCTGGTCCTATAGTGGTGGTGAATCATGACGGGAAACTCAAATGGAGATACACCGGTCGTCGGTCAGGTACCAAGAACAAACCATTTAAACCCGGgggtatcacaacagacagtcagagtcgtaTTCTGACAGCAGATTTCGACaaccattgtatccacattctggatcagaatggacagtttcttcgttacattgataactgtgatctgcAGTATCCTCTTGGCTTATGTGTGGACAATAACGACAGTCTGTTTGTGTGTGAAAGTAACAAAGACAGAgtgaagaaaatcaaatatttaagataG